A single region of the Brachypodium distachyon strain Bd21 chromosome 3, Brachypodium_distachyon_v3.0, whole genome shotgun sequence genome encodes:
- the LOC100837589 gene encoding expansin-A24 — translation MAPAPAQVIAVVLLTAGYTALAAGSPPAPIVWQRATATFYGGADASGTMGGACGYGNLYDEGYGTRSAALSTVLFNDGASCGQCYKIACDRKIDPRWCKPGVTVTITATNFCPPNNALPNDNGGWCNTPRPHFDMAQPAWEKIGVYRGGIIPVMYQRVPCVKKGGLRFKINGHDYFNLVLVTNVATAGSIKSMDVMSSDSKDWVPMSRNWGANWHSLAYLSGKQLSFRITNTDGQTLVFDKIVPSGWKFGQTFASKVQFN, via the exons ATGGCGCCGGCTCCAGCTCAAGTGATTGCGGTGGTGCTGCTCACAGCGGGCTATACTGCTTTGGCCGCTGGGTCGCCTCCGGCGCCGATCGTTTGGCAGAGGGCGACCGCCACGTTCTACGGTGGAGCTGACGCCTCCGGCACCATGG GTGGTGCGTGTGGGTATGGCAACCTGTACGACGAGGGGTACGGGAcccggtcggcggcgctgagCACGGTGCTGTTCAACGACGGCGCGTCGTGTGGACAGTGCTATAAGATTGCATGTGATCGCAAGATAGACCCGAGGTGGTGCAAACCTGGCGTGACGGTGACAATCACCGCTACAAACTTCTGCCCGCCCAACAATGCCCTTCCGAACGACAACGGAGGCTGGTGCAACACGCCACGGCCACATTTCGACATGGCGCAGCCGGCCTGGGAGAAGATCGGTGTCTATAGAGGTGGCATCATTCCGGTCATGTATCAGAG GGTTCCGTGCGTGAAGAAGGGTGGCCTACGGTTTAAAATCAACGGCCACGACTACTTCAATCTCGTGCTTGTCACCAACGTTGCAACTGCTGGCTCGATAAAATCCATGGACGTCATGAGCTCCGATTCAAAAGATTGGGTCCCCATGTCACGCAACTGGGGTGCCAACTGGCACTCGTTGGCATACCTCAGCGGGAAACAACTCTCGTTCAGAATAACCAACACAGATGGGCAAACACTTGTGTTCGACAAGATTGTGCCAAGTGGATGGAAGTTTGGGCAAACATTTGCAAGCAAAGTACAGTTCAATTAA
- the LOC100836038 gene encoding LOW QUALITY PROTEIN: uncharacterized protein LOC100836038 (The sequence of the model RefSeq protein was modified relative to this genomic sequence to represent the inferred CDS: substituted 2 bases at 2 genomic stop codons), whose translation MGFLGKLREDRALCHPKPVRATSAGHLFDKMRKTTTKGWVMRRRTAAVRWVPRRRRAGGGVDRLSALPDALLHLIMSSLKAWEVVRTCVLSRRWRDLWASAPCVDIRVFYSGRDGAPPRELRGFVYRLFLLRDPSAPVHTLRLQSNDEDDSFCDGDADTWIKTAIKSNARVIRLDGRRGDFASLDHTAFVFSSHLKILKLSYVVLDDRILRQLSYGCTSLXXLDLKDCLVTGHEFSSASLKALTMSKCKIVVDFSIDAPNLVLLRLIIPYIRIPTFKNLGSLVTGTIVLVDSCLGDDFQGLSDADHSGETDDVDDDSDTSENYNMGYGHAYIGDYSYGTNGTYKYSEIISDCDDEKYGYHGDGHNCSKDGNYCDYGATANYGRNESKSLDVNSVLQSLRNARTLELLSYSGEVLLNRDFKSCPTFSNLKTMSLGEWCIAADFDALVLLLQHSPNLERLFLELILNLNIRKALERGLKLKERSFACKHLRMVEIKCSKDDVRVHMLAELFKANGIPHEKLYVHWPGCAVHSSSGMAPVPSSLMRSAVESSPVSPGLLGAPLELAVHSSVGTAPMRSPCAPVQLPVMVASSPFQSGGMPELRNSPRVTAATPRDPSPPFQDMAEAPGAAGPELQEADPSDCAEPKVQPLHEVEQEAPLHCGSVSGCGANSVHPVLKGAAVVTRRSARIAAMADADDTVLDKVMRRAKLRDLE comes from the exons ATGGGTTTTCTTGGGAAACTTCGAGAAGATCGCGCCCTGTGTCACCCTAAACCCGTGCGGGCGACAAGCGCAGGCCATCTGTTCGACAAAATGCGGAAGACAACAACAAAGGGCTGGGTGATGCGCCGGAGAACGGCGGCCGTCCGCTgggtgccgcgccgccgccgcgcgggcggcggggtcgaCCGCCTCAGCGCCCTCCCGGACGCGCTGCTCCACCTCATCATGTCCTCCCTCAAGGCGTGGGAGGTGGTGCGCACCTGCGTCCTCTCGCGCCGCTGGCGCGACCTCTGGGCTTCCGCGCCCTGCGTCGACATCCGCGTGTTCTACTCTGGCCGCGacggcgcgccgccgagggAGCTCCGCGGCTTCGTGTaccgcctcttcctcttgcgcgacccgtcggcgccggtgcACACGCTGCGCCTGCAGTccaacgacgaggatgacTCCTTCTGCGATGGTGATGCTGACACGTGGATCAAGACTGCCATCAAAAGCAATGCCCGAGTTATCCGTCTGGATGGACGTCGCGGTGACTTTGCTTCGTTGGACCACACGGCCTTCGTTTTTTCTTCCCATCTCAAGATTCTGAAGCTGTCCTATGTTGTGCTTGATGACAGGATCCTCAGGCAGCTTTCTTATGGGTGCACATCTTTGTAGTAGCTGGATCTTAAGGATTGCTTGGTCACGGGCCATGAGTTTTCTTCTGCCTCTTTGAAGGCTTTAACCATGTCCAAATGCAAGATCGTCGTGGACTTCTCCATCGATGCTCCAAACCTTGTGCTTCTGCGCCTCATCATACCGTACATTCGAATTCCAACGTTTAAGAATTTGGGGTCACTGGTCACAGGCACTATTGTACTTGTTGACTCTTGCTTGGGTGATGACTTTCAAGGACTCAGTGATGCTGATCATTCGGGTGAAACAGATGATGTTGATGACGATAGTGATACAAGTGAGAACTATAACATGGGATATGGACATGCCTACATAGGTGATTATAGTTATGGCACCAACGGAACCTACAAGTACAGTGAGATTATAAGTGATTGTGATGATGAAAAGTATGGTTACCATGGTGACGGTCATAATTGCAGTAAAGATGGCAACTATTGTGACTATGGTGCAACTGCAAACTATGGACGCAATGAGAGTAAAAGTTTAGATGTCAATAGTGTTCTTCAGAGCCTTCGGAATGCTAGAACTTTGGAGCTGTTGAGTTATTCTGGAGAG GTGCTTCTGAACAGAGATTTTAAAAGCTGTCCAACTTTTAGCAACCTGAAGACCATGTCCCTGGGTGAATGGTGTATTGCTGCTGACTTTGATGCATTAGTTCTCTTGCTACAACATTCACCTAATCTGGAGAGACTTTTTCTTGAACTCATACTG AACTTGAACATCAGAAAGGCATTGGAAAGAGGTCTCAAACTGAAGGAAAGATCATTTGCTTGCAAACACCTTCGAATGGTGGAGATCAAATGCTCAAAGGATGATGTGAGAGTCCATATGCTAGCAGAACTGTTCAAGGCAAATGGTATACCCCATGAGAAGCTCTACGTCCATTGGCCCGG ATGTGCGGTGCACAGTTCGTCCGGGATGGCGCCCGTCCCGAGCTCTCTGATGCGGTCGGCCGTGGAGTCGTCGCCCGTGTCCCCAGGCCTGCTCGGTGCGCCACTGGAGCTGGCGGTGCACAGCTCGGTGGGGACGGCGCCGATGCGGTCGCCATGTGCTCCCGTGCAGTTGCCGGTCATGGTGGCCTCATCTCCGTTCCAGTCCGGTGGAATGCCTGAGCTGCGGAACTCACCGCGGGTCACAGCTGCGACGCCACGGGACCCTTCGCCGCCTTTCCAGGACATGGCGGAGGCCCCTGGAGCTGCTGGGCCTGAATTGCAAGAGGCTGACCCTTCCGACTGTGCCGAGCCAAAGGTGCAGCCATTGCATGAAGTGGAACAGGAGGCTCCACTCCATTGTGGTTCTGTCTCAGGGTGCGGGGCCAACTCTGTGCATCCGGTTCTCAAGGGGGCTGCTGTGGTCACGCGTCGCAGTGCAAGGATCGCGGCCATGGCTGACGCGGACGACACGGTTCTTGACAAAGTGATGCGCCGTGCCAAGCTGCGGGACCTCGAGTAG
- the LOC104584080 gene encoding uncharacterized protein LOC104584080 has translation MDRAPESESAVGDVTGCNGENATAVPQPRPAVPDLDEMQRQAAKEWIRKRILREEEEKWVALEVEVRRELVQEGFPLLSSGFVQSAAAAACAKGPVVARPAPLGTTTMAAQTAKEVEALSQANLSAALLLNHKNTNVAVTNVTSNKNLDKELSCTVCGITVTSETAMQEHRKGKSHRRKAAKLEQPITEAAQAEEDLPKNMGIFSKPNGSTALSVKQKNHDINTTSTVLAITGKEDLRCTLCGITTTDEKGMQDHLKGKIHRKKAAMLTQPMGEENAVRSKSNGSTAHLPAKRKREDSDVVAAASTQLPPAASNKKENLACTVCGITTSDERGMQDHLKGKIHRKKVAAAAPPQPLPEAAEQEQQHQRPEQEDDAYTPKKIKMGIKTGKVYEVVQMDGFVLCEVCNVRTADIVTMMCHLDGGKHASKVQQQQKQSKAEEKSLETATETAAPVVAGGDSETVVTMEANGMSHTVRRLVDGHLLCECCEVKLPREPESVMRAHLAGKKHAKKLKATGAAAAGEKAVTNDVEVANKTQIPGTHPGHEAKVAPCAGDSAVTPTEISDEKSPETAVSTMDTAAVAKKHEVEVAPMEIDGHAAQVGDLPALVVEEEKEEAKMNSSATQEQQAVETEEGEVAAIVGQEVKVQVEGQECTVLRQADGTLSCGLCGVHGRDKDGMLQHLYTRAHWHRVRSAQEIKEDVKSGDSDGIPVSESTTQVEN, from the exons atgGACCGCGCTCCCGAATCCGAGTCCGCAG TCGGCGACGTCACGGGATGCAACGGCGAGAACGCGACAGCGGTTCCGCAGCCACGCCCGGCGGTGCCCGATCTGGACGAGATGCAGCGACAGGCGGCCAAGGAGTGGATTCGGAAGCGGATCctgcgcgaggaggaggagaaatggGTGGCGCTCGAGGTCGAGGTCCGCCGTGAGCTCGTGCAGGAGGGCTTCCCGTTGCTCTCGTCCGGGTTCGTCCagtcggcggccgccgctgcttgtGCCAAGGGGCCGGTAGTAGCCAGGCCGGCTCCGTtggggacgacgacgatggcggcgcAGACAGCGAAAGAAGTCGAG GCCCTGTCGCAAGCAAATTTATCGGCAGCTTTATTGTTGAACCATAAAAATACCAATGTTGCTGTCACAAATGTGACAAGCAATAAAAACCTGGACAAAGAATTGTCATGCACGGTGTGTGGCATTACAGTGACCAGTGAGACTGCCATGCAAGAACACAGGAAAGGAAAGAGCCACAGGAGGAAGGCCGCTAAGCTTGAGCAGCCAATAACTGAGGCAGCGCAAGCTGAGGAGGATCTGCCAAAGAATATG GGGATCTTTTCAAAACCAAATGGGTCGACAGCCTTATCAGTCAAGCAGAAAAATCATGATATCAACACCACATCGACAGTTTTGGCCATAACAGGCAAGGAAGACTTAAGATGTACGTTGTGTGGCATTACGACAACTGATGAGAAGGGAATGCAAGATCATCTCAAAGGAAAGATCCATAGGAAAAAGGCTGCCATGCTTACCCAGCCAATGGGCGAGGAGAATGCG GTCCGCTCAAAATCAAATGGGTCAACAGCTCATTTACCagccaagaggaagagggaggattCTGATGTCGTTGCTGCTGCATCCACACAGCTGCCACCTGCAGCAAGCAACAAAAAGGAGAACTTGGCATGCACCGTGTGTGGCATTACAACAAGCGATGAGAGGGGAATGCAAGATCACCTCAAAGGGAAGATCCACAGGAAAaaggtggccgccgccgccccaccgCAGCCGTTGCCTGAAGCGGcagagcaggagcagcagcaccagcggCCGGAACAGGAAGATGATGCCTACACGCCgaagaagatcaagatggGGATCAAGACAGGGAAGGTATACGAGGTGGTGCAGATGGATGGGTTCGTTCTCTGCGAGGTGTGCAACGTGAGGACCGCGGACATCGTCACGATGATGTGCCACCTTGACGGTGGTAAGCACGCCTCCAAagtccagcagcagcagaagcaaagcaaagccgAGGAGAAATCTCTGGAGACGGCTACCGAAACTGCTGCTCCTGTTGTCGCTGGTGGAGATTCAGAAACGGTGGTGACTATGGAGGCCAATGGCATGTCGCACACGGTGCGTCGTCTGGTGGACGGCCACCTGCTGTGCGAGTGCTGCGAGGTGAAGCTGCCGCGGGAGCCGGAGAGCGTCATGCGGGCTCACTTGGCCGGGAAGAAGCACGCCAAGAAACTCAAGGCCAccggtgcagcagcagcaggtgagAAAGCAGTAACCAATGATGTGGAAGTTGCAAACAAGACCCAAATCCCGGGGACTCATCCAGGACATGAGGCGAAGGTGGCGCCTTGTGCCGGTGACTCTGCCGTGACGCCAACGGAAATCTCCGACGAGAAATCTCCGGAGACGGCGGTTAGTACCATGGATACCGCCGCCGTTGCCAAGAAGCATGAGGTGGAGGTAGCGCCAATGGAAATCGATGGACATGCCGCACAGGTCGGAGATCTTCCTGCACTAGTGgttgaagaagagaaagaggaggccAAAATGAACAGCTCGGCGACGCAAGAACAGCAAGCTGTCGAGACCGAAGAAGGCGAGGTCGCCGCCATTGTTGGGCAGGAGGTGAAGGTCCAGGTGGAGGGCCAGGAGTGCACCGTGCTGCGGCAAGCGGACGGCACACTCTCCTGTGGGCTGTGCGGCGTGCACGGCCGCGACAAGGACGGCATGCTGCAGCACCTCTACACGAGGGCACACTGGCACAGGGTCCGTTCTGCTCAGGAGATCAAGGAGGATGTGAAGAGCGGCGACAGTGATGGAATCCCGGTCTCCGAGTCGACCACTCAGGTAGAGAACTGA
- the LOC100837901 gene encoding uncharacterized protein LOC100837901, with amino-acid sequence MGGEATSSGGGGFRARIEHVLYSGEKKHVVAGIAIFAAIFGVPYYLMTRGAKHESHQDYMERANKARSERLSSGQPSSLKE; translated from the exons aTGGGAGGCGAGGCCACCAGTTCCGGCGGCGGGGGGTTCCGCGCCCGGATAGAGCACGTCCTGTACAGCGGGGAGAAGAAGCACGTCGTCGCAGGCATCGCCATCTTCGCCGCCATCTTCGGAGTGCCCTATTACCTCATGACTCGAG GGGCAAAGCACGAGTCTCACCAAGATTACATGGAACGGGCTAACAAGGCAAGGTCAGAGAGGCTTTCTTCTGGTCAGCCATCATCACTGAAAGAATGA
- the LOC100838200 gene encoding pentatricopeptide repeat-containing protein At1g80880, mitochondrial encodes MTPSSTIDASESKSQAFPKTLPSRMAAPPFAAALRRHLLLPHRYSLLPSRHISRSTAHPLSDESDFECDQPLPPAPDDDDGGGELSSFLHRVSHASSVASSPKEALSLLLSSSPSSLPPPPASPSLLVRALWELRRDPEAAALAIRWGEYCSASSGAEGAGSPPAEAWHLAIWAAGKAGRFDLAWAAVRRMLHRGVLTRRAMIIVMERYAAASELEKALKTFDVMEKFKVQADQAVFYSLLRALCKSKNIEDAEELLLMRKKFFPLTAEGFNIILDGWCNIIIDVAEAKRVWKEMSSYCITPDGTSYTLMVSCFSKVGNLFDTLRVYDEMKKRGWTPGIGVYNSLVYVLTRENCMKDAKKIFSKIIDEGLQLNVETYNSMIIPLCESCKLDEARIMMGDMIMKGIVPTILTYHAFLKQEGVDETLQLLRKMKENGCGPNSDTFLMLIDKFIQANESGNALRVWNEMIRYDISPAYSHYMAVIQGLVKHGCIPRALEYYDEMKAKGFASDPILDREFKTFLLANRDHWRGAGKYNLIPQRSKHFTRRT; translated from the exons ATGACTCCCAGCTCCACAATCGACGCATCGGAATCAAAGAGTCAAGCATTCCCCAAAACTCTTCCCTCTCgcatggcggcgccgccgttcgccgctgccctccgccgccacctccttctCCCCCACCGTTACTCCCTTCTCCCCTCTCGCCACATCAGCCGCTCCACCGCCCACCCCCTCTCCGACGAAAGTGACTTCGAGTGCGACCAACCCCTCCCCCCAGCtcccgacgacgacgacggcggcggcgagctcagCTCCTTCCTCCACCGCGTCTCCCACGCCTCGTCCGTTGCTTCTTCCCCGAAGGAAGCCCTCTCCCTTCTCCTGTCCTCGTCCCCCTCCTCTTtgcccccgccgccagcctccccctccctcctcgTCCGCGCGCTCTGGGAGCTCCGCCGCGACCCGGAGGCCGCAGCGCTCGCGATTCGCTGGGGCGAATACTGCAGTGCTTCATCTGGGGCTGAGGGGGCGGGGTCGCCACCGGCCGAGGCATGGCACCTGGCCATATGGGCTGCGGGGAAGGCGGGGCGGTTCGACCTCGCGTGGGCGGCCGTGCGGCGGATGCTGCACCGTGGGGTCCTGACCCGCCGTGCCATGATCATTGTGATGGAGAG ATATGCAGCTGCCAGTGAGTTGGAGAAAGCACTCAAAACCTTTGATGTGATGGAGAAGTTTAAAGTGCAAGCAGATCAAGCTGTATTTTACTCCCTTCTCCGTGCTCTttgcaaaagcaaaaacaTAGAAGATGCTGAGGAGTTGCTTCTCATGAGAAAGAAATTCTTCCCACTTACAGCAGAAGGTTTCAATATAATCCTTGATGGTTGGTGTAATATAATTATTGATGTGGCTGAAGCAAAGAGAGTTTGGAAAGAAATGTCAAGTTACTGCATTACTCCTGATGGTACATCATATACTCTCATGGTCAGTTGTTTCTCAAAAGTAGGAAACCTTTTTGATACGCTGAGGGTTTATGATGAGATGAAAAAGAGGGGTTGGACTCCTGGTATTGGTGTTTATAATTCACTTGTCTATGTCCTGACGAGAGAGAATTGCATGAaggatgcaaaaaaaatattcagtAAAATTATAGATGAAGGTCTCCAACTGAATGTTGAAACATACAACAGTATGATAATTCCACTTTGTGAAAGTTGCAAGCTTGACGAAGCGCGGATTATGATGGGAGACATGATAATGAAGGGCATTGTTCCAACCATTTTGACGTACCATGCGTTTTTGAAACAAGAAGGCGTTGACGAAACATTGCAGCTATTGAGAAAAATGAAGGAAAATGGCTGTGGCCCTAACAGTGATACATTTCTCATGCTTATTGATAAATTTATTCAAGCGAATGAGTCTGGAAATGCTCTGAGAGTGTGGAATGAAATGATAAGATATGACATTAGCCCTGCTTATTCACACTATATGGCGGTGATCCAAGGTTTGGTTAAACATGGATGTATACCAAGAGCTTTAGAGTATTATGATGAAATGAAGGCAAAAGGTTTTGCTTCAGATCCAATACTTGATAGGGAATTCAAAACATTTCTGTTGGccaacagagaccattggagAGGAGCAGGAAAATATAATCTTATTCCACAGCGAAGCAAACATTTTACAAGACGCACATGA
- the LOC100836347 gene encoding early nodulin-like protein 3: MASRAILLCVSLVLVFVVGSDAKDFIVAGVDGWKVPAQPDALNKWASANRFHAGDNLVFKFNGAADSVLEVTLDDYNRCSTASPIAAHKTSDATVNLPRSGPFYFISGTPGSCQKGERLIVVVMSEKHGRRSGSAPVPAAAPAPSALPAGLAEVPPAAAPAPAPATGAAGRAAGSVALLLGALLGGVLVGF; encoded by the exons ATGGCGTCGCGTGCTATTCTCCTGTGTGTTTCGCTGGTCCTCGTTTTCGTGGTTGGCTCGGACGCCAAGGACTTCATCGTTGCCGGCGTCGACGGATGGAAGGTGCCGGCGCAGCCTGACGCACTCAATAAATGGGCGTCGGCCAACCGATTCCACGCCGGCGACAACCTTG TGTTCAAGTTCAACGGCGCGGCGGACTCGGTGCTGGAGGTGACCCTGGACGACTACAACCGCTGCAGCACGGCCAGCCCCATCGCCGCCCACAAGACGAGCGACGCCACCGTGAACCTGCCGCGCTCCGGCCCGTTCTACTTCATCAGCGGCACGCCGGGCAGCTGCCAGAAGGGGGAGcgcctcatcgtcgtcgtcatgTCCGAGAAGCACGGCCGCCGCAGCGGATCCGCGCCGgtcccggccgccgcgccggcgccgtccgcTCTCCCCGCCGGGCTCGCCGAGgtgccccccgccgccgcgcctgcgcctgcgcccgctACAGGTGCGGCCGGGAGGGCGGCCGGCAGCGTTGCCCTGCTTCTTGGCGCTCTCCTCGGAGGCGTGCTCGTTGGGTTCTGA